A DNA window from Candidatus Niyogibacteria bacterium CG10_big_fil_rev_8_21_14_0_10_46_36 contains the following coding sequences:
- a CDS encoding thiol-disulfide isomerase, with protein sequence MTVSKQTIFSVVVLVLVVGAIVYLESRKADIPSLLGNQDVTILNEGERVAEKEKKFEPAKEISTPDGFINTDGVTISELIGKKIILVDFWTYSCINCQRTTPYLNSWYEKYADDGLVILGLHTPEFEFEKDYDNVARAVEKFGIEYPVVLDNDYSTWRSYENRYWPRKYLIDIDGFIVYDHIGEGAYEETEQKIVELLNERSAVLGEDAVTLDEKNPEYIQDVEFDKVQSPEMYFGYDRLQYIGNTFLRSCLDSVCDFDAKTDIQRNTFNLDGSWQIGPEDTVLKNGEGAIILGFSASKVNLVAGTDGGEIEAEIYLDGERVDAAYKGADVDENGVVRFGAHDLYNLIDLHGDYGEHVLWIMIKQPGLQAFAFTFG encoded by the coding sequence ATGACTGTATCAAAACAAACAATCTTTTCTGTTGTAGTACTGGTGCTTGTTGTGGGTGCGATAGTGTATCTTGAATCACGGAAAGCGGACATCCCGTCATTATTGGGGAACCAAGATGTAACTATCTTGAACGAAGGAGAGCGCGTTGCCGAAAAAGAAAAAAAATTTGAACCGGCAAAAGAAATATCAACGCCGGACGGATTTATCAATACCGATGGTGTTACGATAAGCGAGCTTATCGGTAAAAAAATCATCTTGGTTGATTTTTGGACATATTCCTGTATCAATTGCCAGCGCACTACCCCGTATTTAAATTCATGGTATGAAAAATATGCGGACGACGGGCTGGTTATTTTGGGTCTTCACACGCCCGAGTTTGAATTTGAGAAAGATTATGACAACGTGGCTCGTGCGGTGGAGAAATTTGGCATTGAATATCCGGTTGTATTAGATAACGACTATTCTACATGGCGATCGTATGAGAACCGGTATTGGCCACGCAAATACTTGATAGATATAGATGGCTTTATTGTGTATGACCACATTGGTGAAGGAGCGTACGAAGAAACGGAACAGAAGATAGTAGAATTGTTAAATGAACGGAGCGCCGTATTAGGAGAAGATGCGGTTACGCTGGACGAAAAAAACCCGGAGTATATCCAGGATGTTGAGTTTGATAAGGTGCAGTCTCCCGAAATGTATTTTGGGTACGACCGTTTGCAATATATTGGAAATACATTTTTACGCTCATGTTTGGATTCGGTTTGCGATTTTGATGCAAAAACAGATATTCAGCGAAATACATTTAATTTAGATGGCTCGTGGCAGATAGGGCCGGAGGATACGGTGCTCAAGAACGGCGAGGGTGCAATCATACTCGGGTTTTCTGCGTCAAAAGTAAATCTTGTTGCCGGGACTGACGGTGGCGAGATAGAAGCAGAGATATATCTTGATGGAGAGCGGGTTGATGCGGCATACAAGGGCGCGGATGTTGATGAAAATGGTGTTGTGCGGTTCGGCGCACATGACCTGTATAATCTGATAGATTTGCATGGAGACTACGGCGAGCATGTCCTCTGGATAATGATAAAGCAGCCCGGACTCCAGGCATTTGCGTTTACGTTCGGGTAA
- a CDS encoding arginine kinase, whose amino-acid sequence MTHQDILSALRGSSSLLAKHLEPELLDSLEGARTSRGFAIADVIRSGVENTDSGVGVYIPDEESLETFGPFLKKIITAYHGFGEGDSHRRDFAVAEDELKDLDPTGEFIISTRVRVGRNLKGYPFAPGITQEERKEVEQKIVSALGTLTDDLAGMYYPLAGMKEDIRAQLVADHFLFKQGDRFLESAGANRDWPDARGIFHSADKKFLVWVNEEDQLRIISMEQGGNLHSVYNRLVRAFTALEKKLDFAYSERYGFLSSCPTNLGTAMRASVHIKLAGLEKSGKLKEACDALKLSVRGIHGEHSESAGGVYDISNKQRLGISEADIIRVLANGVRNLIALEKSHLKK is encoded by the coding sequence ATGACACACCAAGACATCCTTTCCGCGTTACGCGGCAGTTCGTCTCTTCTTGCAAAGCATTTAGAGCCGGAATTATTAGATTCACTGGAAGGCGCACGCACAAGCCGTGGTTTTGCGATTGCTGATGTTATCCGTTCCGGGGTTGAAAACACCGATAGCGGAGTGGGGGTATACATCCCTGACGAAGAATCCCTTGAGACCTTTGGTCCATTTTTAAAAAAGATAATTACGGCATACCATGGGTTTGGCGAGGGCGATTCGCATAGACGTGATTTTGCGGTTGCCGAAGATGAACTAAAAGATTTGGATCCGACGGGCGAGTTTATTATTTCTACGCGGGTTCGTGTCGGGCGGAATCTCAAAGGGTATCCCTTTGCGCCGGGCATCACTCAGGAAGAGCGGAAAGAGGTTGAACAAAAGATAGTCTCAGCACTCGGTACATTAACGGATGATCTTGCGGGCATGTATTATCCGCTTGCGGGGATGAAAGAAGATATACGCGCGCAGTTAGTCGCCGACCACTTTTTATTCAAGCAGGGCGACCGCTTTTTGGAGAGTGCCGGTGCAAACCGCGACTGGCCTGATGCTCGGGGTATTTTTCATTCCGCAGACAAGAAGTTCTTGGTATGGGTGAACGAAGAAGACCAGCTGCGCATCATCTCTATGGAACAGGGCGGCAATCTTCACTCGGTGTACAACCGCTTGGTGCGCGCATTCACGGCGCTCGAGAAGAAGCTGGACTTTGCCTATTCCGAGAGATACGGATTCCTTTCAAGCTGTCCTACGAATTTAGGAACCGCAATGCGTGCAAGCGTGCATATTAAGCTTGCGGGGCTTGAGAAAAGCGGAAAGCTCAAAGAAGCATGCGATGCGCTTAAGCTTTCGGTGCGCGGGATACACGGAGAACATTCCGAAAGTGCAGGCGGCGTATATGATATTTCAAACAAGCAGCGGCTCGGCATTTCGGAAGCAGACATCATCCGGGTGCTTGCGAACGGCGTTCGTAATCTTATAGCGCTTGAGAAAAGCCACCTGAAAAAATAG
- a CDS encoding PadR family transcriptional regulator, whose translation MIKKETIYTPLTPAVLHILLALSIEDRHGYGIMKQVEIDSRGKVSMGPGTLYGSIGRMIDAGLVRESDKKTDPDMDDERRIYYTITGLGKKALAAELERYREVVAVARQQRFSPNTFVYVI comes from the coding sequence ATGATAAAAAAAGAAACAATCTATACGCCCCTTACCCCTGCCGTGCTCCATATTCTTCTTGCGCTTTCTATAGAGGATCGCCACGGCTACGGCATTATGAAGCAAGTCGAGATTGATTCGCGGGGAAAGGTAAGCATGGGGCCGGGCACACTGTACGGCTCAATAGGCCGCATGATTGATGCCGGGCTCGTACGCGAGAGTGACAAAAAGACAGACCCCGACATGGATGATGAGCGGCGGATTTATTACACAATAACCGGTCTTGGCAAAAAAGCGCTTGCGGCTGAACTAGAACGCTATCGCGAAGTAGTAGCGGTTGCAAGGCAGCAGCGGTTTTCTCCTAACACCTTTGTGTATGTCATCTAA
- the msrA gene encoding peptide-methionine (S)-S-oxide reductase: protein MNKKVIVFGGGCFWCTEAVFKMLKGVLSVTPGYAGGTTKDPSYEDVSAHKTGHAEVVRIEYDADIMPLHDLLTVFFATHDPTTPNRQGNDVGEQYRSIILYTDEEQKKEAEAFIEKLNGSMEEGEPIITAIQPLDAFYEAEDYHKDYFEKNPQNPYCQIVINPKLDKVQKEFAELVKENE, encoded by the coding sequence ATGAATAAAAAAGTAATTGTTTTTGGCGGAGGCTGTTTTTGGTGCACCGAAGCCGTGTTCAAAATGCTTAAGGGTGTTCTTTCTGTAACCCCGGGTTATGCGGGCGGTACGACAAAAGACCCTTCCTATGAAGACGTATCAGCGCATAAAACAGGACATGCCGAAGTCGTGCGCATTGAATATGATGCTGATATCATGCCGCTCCATGATTTGTTAACGGTATTTTTTGCAACGCATGACCCGACAACGCCCAACCGCCAGGGAAATGATGTCGGTGAACAGTATCGCTCCATTATTTTGTACACGGACGAAGAGCAAAAAAAAGAAGCGGAAGCGTTTATCGAAAAATTAAACGGATCAATGGAGGAAGGCGAGCCAATAATAACCGCAATACAGCCGCTTGATGCGTTTTATGAAGCAGAAGATTATCACAAAGATTATTTTGAGAAAAATCCGCAAAATCCCTATTGTCAAATAGTTATCAACCCCAAGCTCGACAAGGTCCAAAAGGAATTTGCAGAGCTGGTAAAAGAAAATGAATAG
- a CDS encoding ZIP family metal transporter translates to METHTFYALISVFAVSLIALIGLIIISIDEKKIRKAVFFLVALAIGALLGDAFLHLIPEALETGGGSPLIPLLVIAGIVFFFIFEKILGWHHHHHEKPTDCEDCQDILPVGRLILLSDGLHNLVDGIIIGASYLISVEVGIATTLAIILHEIPQEIGDFGILIHAGYSKAKALWFNFLSALVAITGVLLVVIFGGTIEPLLPFIIALAAGNFIYIATADLIPELHKQHGTKQSLLEILFILVGIAAMFSLLFFE, encoded by the coding sequence ATGGAAACACACACATTCTATGCTCTCATAAGTGTTTTTGCGGTAAGCCTTATCGCGCTTATCGGACTTATCATCATCTCAATAGATGAAAAAAAGATACGCAAAGCGGTATTTTTTCTTGTCGCGCTTGCGATAGGTGCGCTTCTCGGCGACGCTTTTTTGCACCTGATTCCCGAGGCACTCGAGACGGGCGGCGGCTCGCCGCTTATTCCGCTTCTCGTTATCGCGGGCATTGTATTCTTTTTTATATTTGAAAAAATACTCGGCTGGCACCATCACCACCACGAAAAACCTACAGATTGCGAAGACTGCCAAGACATTCTTCCTGTGGGCAGGCTCATTCTGCTTTCGGACGGCCTCCACAACCTCGTAGACGGCATTATTATCGGCGCAAGCTATCTTATAAGTGTTGAGGTGGGCATTGCGACAACACTTGCGATAATCCTTCATGAAATTCCTCAAGAAATCGGGGATTTTGGCATACTGATTCACGCAGGATATTCAAAAGCAAAAGCGCTCTGGTTTAATTTCCTCTCTGCACTAGTTGCTATAACGGGCGTTCTTCTTGTAGTTATCTTTGGGGGTACCATAGAGCCGCTGCTCCCCTTTATCATTGCGCTTGCAGCGGGAAACTTTATCTATATTGCAACCGCAGATCTTATCCCCGAGCTTCATAAGCAGCACGGCACAAAACAATCGCTCCTTGAAATACTCTTTATCCTCGTAGGAATTGCCGCAATGTTCTCCTTGCTTTTCTTTGAGTAG
- a CDS encoding NrdH-redoxin yields MKNVTIYSTPTCHFCHAAKEFFKENNIEFTDHDVSSDVEKRQEMVQKSGQMGVPVIFIDDEMIVGFDEPKVKSLLEL; encoded by the coding sequence ATGAAAAACGTAACAATTTACTCAACACCAACCTGTCACTTCTGTCACGCAGCCAAGGAATTTTTTAAAGAGAATAATATCGAATTCACTGATCACGATGTTTCAAGTGATGTTGAAAAGAGACAGGAAATGGTCCAAAAAAGTGGCCAGATGGGCGTACCGGTTATCTTTATTGATGATGAAATGATTGTAGGATTTGATGAACCAAAAGTTAAGTCGTTACTTGAGCTTTAA
- a CDS encoding transcriptional regulator — protein sequence MREYVSNSVYDLRSKRGITQQELADSLGVTRQTVIAIEKGNYIPSVLLALKISRFFREPVEKIFIFSKK from the coding sequence ATGAGAGAATATGTTTCAAATAGTGTATATGATTTGCGGAGCAAGCGGGGCATCACACAGCAGGAGCTCGCAGACAGCCTAGGCGTTACCCGTCAGACCGTTATTGCGATAGAAAAAGGAAATTATATCCCTTCGGTGCTTTTAGCATTAAAGATATCACGGTTTTTTAGGGAACCGGTTGAAAAAATTTTTATTTTTAGTAAGAAATGA
- the dnaX gene encoding DNA polymerase III, subunit gamma and tau has product MLEEKKQGMCPVFSFPFFCGNLVRMKEEFVLYRKYRPQHFSEVFGQEHIVNVLSNALLQKRIAHAYLFSGPRGSGKTSIARIFARAVNCAVLARPENDSSKRASRISPQSSGGKTPPCNACESCKAFMSGQTLDLIEMDAASNRGIEEVRALKEGALTLPSQGVYKVYIIDEMHMMTAPAFNAFLKILEEPPAHVIFIMATTEPEKIPDTIISRTQHLHFHALPEATVTKALAHVAKKEGFTIDAEAVSLLSFLSEGSLRDGLNLLLQVQGIAGKTVTAKHVRDVFGVPARELVEGLMDAICSKNADAAAHAISEMSKISVSYDVFLQQTIRNFRFLLLATLDPKFSDSMKGLIGEQEFDYIAGKRGTLTGEELRTILATLLYTANVHYQSPYPSLPLELAVSKIMSVLLRTA; this is encoded by the coding sequence TTGCTAGAGGAGAAAAAACAGGGCATGTGCCCTGTTTTTTCTTTCCCGTTTTTTTGTGGTAATCTAGTAAGGATGAAAGAGGAATTTGTACTCTATCGCAAATACCGGCCGCAGCATTTCAGTGAAGTATTTGGCCAAGAGCATATCGTAAATGTGCTCTCAAACGCTCTTCTGCAAAAGCGGATTGCGCACGCCTATCTCTTTTCTGGCCCGCGCGGTTCGGGCAAGACCAGCATCGCACGCATCTTTGCGCGCGCGGTAAATTGCGCTGTTTTAGCTCGTCCGGAGAACGATTCGTCAAAACGGGCATCCCGTATAAGTCCGCAAAGCTCCGGCGGAAAAACTCCGCCATGCAATGCGTGCGAATCATGCAAAGCATTCATGTCTGGGCAAACGCTCGATTTGATAGAAATGGACGCCGCATCAAACCGGGGGATTGAGGAGGTGCGTGCACTTAAAGAAGGCGCGCTTACGCTGCCTTCGCAGGGTGTCTACAAGGTGTATATTATCGACGAGATGCACATGATGACGGCGCCCGCATTCAATGCGTTCTTAAAGATACTCGAAGAGCCGCCCGCGCATGTCATATTCATTATGGCAACAACCGAGCCCGAAAAAATTCCGGACACGATTATTTCGCGCACGCAGCATTTGCATTTCCACGCGTTACCCGAGGCAACGGTAACGAAAGCGCTTGCGCATGTCGCGAAAAAAGAAGGTTTTACGATAGACGCTGAAGCAGTATCGCTCTTGTCCTTTTTGTCAGAGGGCTCGCTCCGGGATGGATTGAATTTATTGCTGCAGGTACAGGGGATTGCAGGGAAAACCGTAACCGCAAAGCATGTCCGCGATGTGTTCGGGGTGCCTGCACGCGAGCTTGTGGAGGGCCTTATGGATGCTATTTGCAGCAAGAACGCGGATGCCGCAGCGCACGCCATATCCGAAATGAGCAAAATATCCGTTTCGTATGATGTTTTTTTACAGCAAACAATCCGCAACTTCCGTTTTCTGCTTTTAGCGACCCTTGACCCGAAGTTCTCCGATAGCATGAAGGGTTTGATAGGAGAGCAGGAGTTTGACTACATTGCGGGGAAGAGAGGAACATTGACGGGAGAGGAATTGCGTACGATTCTTGCGACGCTCCTGTATACGGCAAATGTGCATTACCAAAGCCCGTACCCATCATTACCCTTGGAGCTTGCGGTATCAAAAATAATGTCTGTGCTTCTGCGCACGGCATAA
- the typA gene encoding translational GTPase TypA — translation MNNQEIRNIAIIAHVDHGKTTLTDALMRQTGAVEAGVSMDSNSLEQERGITIYAKNASVTYKGTKLNIVDTPGHADFGSEVERVLRSIDAVLLVVDAQEGPMPQTRFVLKKSLELGLKPIVVINKIDKPAADPNWCEEQVLELFLELGANDGQANFKVVYTIGREGVAKKSLADDMKDLTPLLDTILETVPPATSYKEGDALKAQVFNLGYDNFTGRLAVARIYEGKVTDGARIFIKQKGGETRAAKVAKISTFTGLQQVATPEAFAGDIVLIAGLGDIMIGDTLTTDENASALPAIAIDEPTISLDFMPNTSPFAGREGKFVTSRQLSDRLKKELEINVGLHVDFAETDKFRVYGRGEMHIAILLENMRREGYEVSVSQPQVIIRQNEEGKKEEPFEEVIVDTPSEFQGVIIERLSNRAFIMQNMITENNQVRLIFEGPTRGLLGYRGQFVIDTKGEGILCSRVTGFKPFAGDIKKRATGSMVSMASGKALGFSLWNLQERGTLYIGHGEEVYEGMVIGSTSKGHDMEVNPTKGKQLTNVRSSGSDEAITLTPHQVLTIENGLEVMTDDEFLEVTPKSVRLRKSKLKAIDRVKHRRDAE, via the coding sequence ATGAACAACCAAGAGATACGAAACATCGCAATAATCGCCCACGTGGACCACGGCAAAACAACGCTCACCGATGCCCTTATGCGCCAGACCGGTGCGGTAGAGGCGGGCGTATCTATGGATTCAAACTCGCTTGAGCAAGAGCGGGGTATTACCATTTACGCAAAGAATGCCTCAGTTACATACAAAGGCACAAAGTTAAATATCGTAGATACGCCGGGACACGCGGACTTTGGTTCCGAAGTAGAACGCGTACTCCGTTCTATTGATGCGGTGCTGTTGGTGGTAGACGCGCAAGAGGGTCCCATGCCGCAGACGCGCTTTGTACTCAAAAAATCGCTTGAGCTTGGATTAAAGCCTATTGTTGTTATCAATAAGATAGACAAGCCCGCAGCAGACCCAAACTGGTGCGAGGAGCAGGTGTTGGAATTATTCCTTGAGCTTGGCGCAAACGACGGGCAGGCAAATTTTAAAGTGGTCTATACCATCGGGCGCGAAGGTGTCGCAAAAAAATCACTTGCCGACGACATGAAAGATTTAACTCCGCTCCTGGACACCATTTTAGAAACAGTCCCGCCCGCGACCTCCTACAAAGAAGGCGATGCTCTTAAGGCGCAGGTGTTCAATCTCGGATACGATAATTTTACGGGGCGTCTCGCGGTTGCCCGCATTTACGAAGGCAAGGTTACGGACGGCGCGCGCATTTTTATAAAACAAAAAGGAGGAGAGACGCGTGCGGCAAAAGTAGCAAAAATATCTACATTCACGGGACTGCAGCAGGTAGCAACACCCGAAGCGTTTGCAGGCGACATTGTTCTTATCGCGGGGCTTGGCGACATTATGATAGGCGATACGCTCACAACGGACGAGAATGCCTCAGCGCTTCCGGCCATCGCAATTGACGAGCCGACCATCAGTTTGGATTTTATGCCGAACACATCGCCTTTTGCGGGGCGCGAAGGCAAATTTGTAACAAGTAGACAGCTAAGCGACCGTCTTAAAAAAGAACTGGAGATAAACGTCGGCTTGCACGTGGATTTTGCCGAGACCGATAAATTCAGGGTGTACGGGCGGGGAGAGATGCACATCGCAATCCTTTTAGAAAACATGCGCCGCGAAGGGTATGAGGTTTCGGTCTCGCAGCCCCAAGTAATCATTCGCCAGAACGAAGAAGGCAAAAAAGAAGAGCCGTTTGAGGAGGTGATAGTAGATACACCGAGCGAATTCCAGGGCGTCATTATTGAACGTCTCTCAAACCGCGCGTTCATCATGCAAAATATGATAACGGAAAATAATCAGGTACGGCTTATTTTTGAAGGGCCAACTCGCGGGCTTTTGGGATACCGCGGGCAATTTGTGATTGATACAAAAGGCGAAGGTATTTTGTGTTCGCGCGTTACGGGCTTTAAGCCGTTTGCGGGGGACATAAAAAAGCGCGCAACAGGGTCTATGGTGTCTATGGCGTCGGGAAAGGCGCTCGGGTTTTCGTTATGGAACTTGCAGGAGCGCGGGACCTTGTATATCGGGCACGGTGAAGAAGTATACGAAGGCATGGTCATAGGCTCCACATCCAAGGGGCATGACATGGAAGTAAACCCGACAAAAGGAAAACAGCTTACCAATGTCCGCTCGTCGGGTTCGGATGAGGCAATTACACTCACGCCGCATCAGGTGCTCACAATCGAGAACGGGCTTGAAGTAATGACGGACGATGAATTTTTGGAAGTAACTCCAAAGTCCGTACGGCTCCGCAAAAGCAAACTCAAAGCAATTGACCGCGTAAAGCACCGCCGCGATGCGGAATAA
- a CDS encoding DoxX family protein, with amino-acid sequence MEITLLVGRIIFGGFFFMMGMMHFKNLKDMTAYAASKGTPAPALAVAGSGLLILLGGLGVILGTYVDISLILIAIFLFFVTPKMHQFWKETDPNVKMMEMQQFLKNMALLGATLVLYALSSSGWPLSINF; translated from the coding sequence ATGGAAATCACATTACTTGTTGGGCGTATCATTTTCGGAGGTTTTTTCTTCATGATGGGAATGATGCACTTTAAAAATTTGAAGGATATGACCGCATACGCAGCATCCAAAGGCACTCCTGCCCCAGCATTAGCCGTTGCTGGTTCCGGCCTCCTTATTCTTCTTGGTGGTCTTGGAGTTATTCTGGGTACGTATGTGGATATCTCACTTATTCTTATTGCCATCTTCCTATTTTTTGTAACGCCAAAAATGCATCAATTCTGGAAAGAGACTGATCCAAACGTAAAGATGATGGAGATGCAACAGTTTTTGAAGAATATGGCGCTCCTCGGGGCAACGCTCGTATTGTATGCTCTTTCTTCTTCAGGGTGGCCATTAAGCATTAATTTCTAA
- a CDS encoding cupin domain-containing protein — MKGFITNIEKLTLENTDYRRVLYTAKNSQLVLMSLKPGEEIGEEIHEEHDQFIRFESGTAKVILNKTEEHEVAGDDAVVVPAGMWHNVINTGDEDLKLYTIYSPPEHKDGTLQPTKADEKEEHFDGQTTE; from the coding sequence ATGAAAGGATTTATCACCAACATAGAAAAGTTAACGCTTGAGAACACCGATTACCGGCGTGTCTTGTATACTGCGAAAAACAGCCAGCTGGTGCTTATGAGCCTCAAGCCCGGGGAAGAGATAGGCGAAGAGATACACGAGGAGCATGACCAGTTCATTCGTTTTGAAAGCGGGACGGCAAAAGTTATTTTGAACAAGACCGAAGAGCATGAAGTGGCGGGGGACGATGCGGTCGTTGTTCCTGCGGGCATGTGGCACAATGTCATAAACACTGGAGACGAAGATCTCAAGCTCTACACTATCTATTCACCGCCCGAGCACAAAGACGGCACGCTCCAGCCGACAAAGGCGGACGAAAAAGAGGAGCATTTTGACGGACAGACGACCGAATAA
- a CDS encoding cytochrome C biogenesis protein, with protein sequence MLDVSFIVAFLAGLVSFLSPCVLPIVPGFLAYLSGTSTSESASRLRIFLNSFVFVLGFSVVFALLGVLLNTLLESVAYDVQIWLARIGGAIIIFFGLYLAGLFHIPFLEQQHKFAVKKKFANSYITSFLFGAAFAAGWTPCVGAALGAILGLAATAPGKAFYLLFMYSLGLGVPFLIVGLFVSRAEAYINRYAGALSYVSKAFGIILIVLGVLVFTQSLNLIANFGFLNNLLLQ encoded by the coding sequence ATGCTTGATGTGTCGTTCATCGTCGCTTTTTTAGCAGGGTTGGTATCGTTTTTATCTCCCTGTGTGCTCCCGATAGTCCCGGGCTTTTTGGCGTATCTTTCAGGAACATCTACTTCGGAATCCGCAAGCCGGCTCCGTATCTTTTTGAACAGCTTTGTGTTTGTTCTCGGATTTTCGGTCGTATTTGCCCTGTTGGGTGTGCTCCTGAACACGCTTTTAGAATCGGTTGCGTATGATGTTCAGATATGGCTCGCGAGGATTGGCGGTGCGATCATTATCTTTTTTGGGTTGTATCTTGCTGGGCTCTTTCATATCCCGTTCTTAGAACAGCAGCATAAATTCGCCGTAAAAAAGAAATTCGCAAATTCATACATCACCTCATTTTTATTCGGCGCTGCGTTTGCTGCCGGGTGGACTCCATGCGTGGGTGCAGCGCTTGGCGCTATTCTTGGACTGGCGGCCACCGCTCCCGGGAAAGCATTTTATCTCTTGTTTATGTATTCATTAGGGCTTGGCGTTCCGTTTCTGATCGTGGGGCTTTTTGTTTCCCGCGCAGAGGCTTATATCAACCGGTATGCAGGAGCACTTTCGTATGTAAGCAAGGCATTCGGCATCATTCTGATCGTTCTCGGAGTGCTTGTTTTTACCCAGAGCTTGAATTTGATAGCAAATTTCGGTTTTCTTAATAACTTGTTGCTGCAGTGA